The DNA sequence CAAACGAGGCGCCTGCGGTAAAAAGGCACAGTATGGCAGTCAAGGCGACAAGGCGGACACGGATGGAAACATTTCTGAGAAACTGTAGCTTCAACATAAATGGTCACTCCCCACAAAAAATTAGGCAGCCCGGAGGGGCTGCCTGCATCAGATCCAGTGTCCCCACGCACCACTGGTATGAGCCTGAAAGGTAGTTGAAAAATGCATATCAAGAAAAAATGCTGTTGCCTGAAATCTGCAGGAGGAAAATCCGGAAATCTTCAGGATGCCTCGCAGGTGTTGAATGAAATCTTTTCGAGGATGGTGAAAATTTCTTCGAAAAAAGTTTTCAGTCATCATCCCATGTGCCATGAATGCTGTCAAAAGAAATAAGGGGGAAATAAGCGGGGAAAAGAAGCCTTTTGCTCGAAAAAACATTCAAATGTGTCCCGTTTTAAATAGTTCTCAGGAAGGATATGTTTTTGGTAAGTTTTGCTGTTTAGTTAGGGCAAGAAGCAATATGAAGCATGGTTATAAAGTCCCGGTTCAATCCGGGATAAAGGAATTCTTCATGGTCTGGAAGAGGATGAACTTGGGTGTGAACTAAGGTGATCAGCAGATAATGGTTTGGGGCGGGGAGGAATGAAAACTTCGTTGAAGGATCTTGAATCAGCCTGCGGGAAGGAAAAGCTCCGTGGCGGGTGGACCTCCGGCAGAGTTTCCCGGAGAGAACCAGCGGCAGAGGAGTGATACCCCTGCCGCCCCATGCCTGTCGAACTGACGGTCTGTCCGAACGAAAAATCTTTATTCCTCAACCCACTTCGTCAGGTCTTCCCTTTGACCGGCGACGAGGATCATGTCCCCGGCCTCGATGGTGGTCTCCGCCCTGGGGATGAACCGTTTCCCGCCGCGGTTTATGGTGAGGACCACCGCATTGTACCTGATCCGAAAATCGAGCTCTGCGAGGGTCTTGCCTACCATTTCGGGGATGGGGCGGATTTCGCCCACGTAGAAGAGCGATCCAGGCACCTGGGCGAAATGGGACATCCACGGATGGACAAGCAGCTGTGCCAGCCGTTCGCCCATGTCCCGCTCGGGAAAGATGACCCGATTGGCTCCCACCCTGGCAAGAACCCGGGCGTGAATGTCGTTTTCCGCCCGGGCGATGACATAGGGAACGCCAAGGTCTTTCAGGATGGTGGTGGCAAGAATGCTGGCCTCGACGCTTTCACCAATGGCGACCACTGCGATGTCGGCTTCTTTTGCGCCGCATTTGGCAAGAGCCTCGGCGTCGGTGGCGTCCGCCTGAACGCAGAAATCAACGAGTCCGGCGGTTTCCTCGACGCACTCACTGTCATTGTCTACCGCGATGACCTGGTTATGAAACTCGGAGAGAGTTTTGCACAGAGACTGACCGAACCGGCCCAAACCGACGACCAGCACCACTTTTTCTTCTTTTTTCACGTTCGTTCCTCCAATGGGGGTGAGTCAGGGAATTCCGGCGCACCCGTCCTGCGGATGATACCGGAATTCAGGCGCCGCTGCGGCCGTTCGGCTTCAGTGGGTCTTGACCCAGCGCTCGGCCTCGCTCGGATACGAGTCCCCGTCTCCGGCGAAGACCACCACATCGTCATCTTTATACAGAACGATGGAATGATCCGAAAAAAACAGGCGAAGGCAGCCGTTTTCGTCGAAGGAGAAAGAGCAGTGTTTTTCGGCGAGATCACCAAGACACAGCATCCTTTCCATCTCCTTCCTTTCCCGATTTCCCGCCGTCATTTCCGGCATGGCGGGTTTCACCTGGTACAGACTACCAGAGGGCGAATTAAGGCACCGTCAAGAAAGGAGCCGTCGGCGTAAATTTTTAATAAAGAAAGGGGATTACTGGGCGGAGAAGCGGAATCCTACCCCGGGTTCCGTATGGATGTACCGGGGAAGGGAGGGGTCCGGTTCGATCTTTTTCCTCAGGTTGCTCACGTGGACGCGAAGAAGGGCAGGGTCCCGTTCTTCCCTGTCGTCCCAGATTCTTTCACTCAGCATGCGGTAGGTTACCACGCAGTCGATATTCTGCGCGAGAAGGGAAAGAATCTCGAATTCCGTTCTGGTGAGGGCAATTTCCTGCCCCTGCCGCAGAAGCTGCCGTTTTGCCAGGCTGATGATCAGGTCGCCGGCAACGATCTCCGGAGGCTGGATAATCCTCGATTCCGCCCGCCGGAGAATGGCCCGTATTCTGGCGAGCAGTTCCCCTGCCTGGAAGGGTTTGGTGAGATAGTCATCCGCCCCCAGGTCAAGGGCCTGCACCTTGTCGCTTTCGTTGCCCCTGACCGAGAGGATCAGGATTGGCGAGTTCATCCAGGTGCGCAGTTCCCGGCAGACGTCCTTGCCGTCCATATCCGGAAGGGAAAGGTCGAGGACGACAAGTTCCGGGTTGGTCTCTATGGCCTTTTCGATACCTTCAGCGCCGCCTGAGGCAAGGGTCACGTCGTATTTCCTCAGGGAGAGAATGGACTGGAGGGCCCTCCTGATGGATTCCTCGTCGTCGATGACCAGTATTCTGACGCTTCTTTCCGGGGAGCTCATGGCAGGTCAGCCTCCGTTTCTTCCCTGACGTGGCCGGCAGGCAGGGAGATGATGAAAACCGTTCCTGAAGGCGCATTATCCTCCACCCGTATTGTCCCTTCGTGTACCCGGGCGATTTCCAGGGCGATGGGCAGGCCGAGCCCCGTTCCGCCGGGAAGCAGCCCCGAGTGGATTCCCCGGAAGAACTTGGTAAAGATCATGCGTTTTTCGCCATCAGGTATCCCCGGGCCATTGTCGCCGATGCGGATGTCAAGGCCGGAGGCGGTGCGTTCCGCTCCGACGGTGACGGGGCTGTCTGGGGGACTGTAGGAGAGGGCGTTTTCCAGTATGTGCATCAGCAGTCTGCCCCATTGCTGAAAGTCCACCAGGATGAGAGGGAGATTCTCAGGCAGTTCCGCCTTTACCCGCTCGCGGGCGTGCCGCTCCAGCCGGAAGAGAACCCAGCCGAGGACTTCTCCGGGCTCCACCCACTGAAGGTCGGGCTTCCACGCTTCGGCGGCGAGCCTCGAAAGGTCCAGCAGCGATCCGATGGAGTGGGAGAGTCTGTCCAGATCCTTTTTGACCGATCCGAGTTCCTTTTTTACGTGGCCTGAATTCCACGTCCTGTCCCCCTCGAGAATATCGGAGATCGTTGCCGTCAGTGATGAAAGGGGAGTCTTCAGCTCGTGGGAAACCGAGGAAAAGATGGCCGACTTGAGTTTGTCCCCTTCCATGAGGGTTTCCGCCCGGCGGGCCGATTCGTCCAGCCGGTTTCTCTCCAGGAAGGTTCCGGCCATGTGGGCCGCCGCTGACAGAAGCTGGATTTCGTTCCAGCTGTAGCCCTTTTTGCTCCTCCGTTCGCCGATGTGCAGAATCCCTTCAAGCCCGCTGGAGGAGAGGACGGGAAGAAAAACATCGTTCCGTGAGACGGAGGGGAAGAGAGCGGTGTGAGGGAGGAATCCGGTCTCCTCTCCCGGCGTC is a window from the Aminivibrio pyruvatiphilus genome containing:
- a CDS encoding potassium channel family protein, which codes for MKKEEKVVLVVGLGRFGQSLCKTLSEFHNQVIAVDNDSECVEETAGLVDFCVQADATDAEALAKCGAKEADIAVVAIGESVEASILATTILKDLGVPYVIARAENDIHARVLARVGANRVIFPERDMGERLAQLLVHPWMSHFAQVPGSLFYVGEIRPIPEMVGKTLAELDFRIRYNAVVLTINRGGKRFIPRAETTIEAGDMILVAGQREDLTKWVEE
- a CDS encoding response regulator transcription factor; its protein translation is MSSPERSVRILVIDDEESIRRALQSILSLRKYDVTLASGGAEGIEKAIETNPELVVLDLSLPDMDGKDVCRELRTWMNSPILILSVRGNESDKVQALDLGADDYLTKPFQAGELLARIRAILRRAESRIIQPPEIVAGDLIISLAKRQLLRQGQEIALTRTEFEILSLLAQNIDCVVTYRMLSERIWDDREERDPALLRVHVSNLRKKIEPDPSLPRYIHTEPGVGFRFSAQ
- a CDS encoding DUF4118 domain-containing protein, with the translated sequence MFFTSVRHWAENHPFIFAPGIVGAATLLFLPGRELLGKGHWALLYLLVISVVASVAGSRPSFAAALSAFLAWDVFFLPPYNTFRVDDPKDWISLGVFLVVGLLIGLTSGRLREREALAVAQEREMALLNRLTGRLLALQKPLDMAEALCNEIEAVFSPRFIRFHLADKGGSRSLLFGLKNDLDIDPLEEDFLRETAERSAGIASPVIAPSRGPTPGEETGFLPHTALFPSVSRNDVFLPVLSSSGLEGILHIGERRSKKGYSWNEIQLLSAAAHMAGTFLERNRLDESARRAETLMEGDKLKSAIFSSVSHELKTPLSSLTATISDILEGDRTWNSGHVKKELGSVKKDLDRLSHSIGSLLDLSRLAAEAWKPDLQWVEPGEVLGWVLFRLERHARERVKAELPENLPLILVDFQQWGRLLMHILENALSYSPPDSPVTVGAERTASGLDIRIGDNGPGIPDGEKRMIFTKFFRGIHSGLLPGGTGLGLPIALEIARVHEGTIRVEDNAPSGTVFIISLPAGHVREETEADLP